The following are encoded in a window of Salmo trutta chromosome 9, fSalTru1.1, whole genome shotgun sequence genomic DNA:
- the LOC115199832 gene encoding kinesin-like protein KIF24 — protein MTSCLYECLHEVGLQRHYPCFTAMGLRRAGHLSLLTMGDYSSLGVHSMEDRARLFHLVQLVKSLKEEEEEDHGGHDDDRVVITTKTFTSGSKVPTCRQLDFDGDGRSSEPKRGWLSDYDSHRGAGVHPFPSPNTGVKPQPRCDLSRRSPIHRTQISGTPRRSCPHKQTVRRTTMHRSNSKVTHRQTVCIYKDGTTIGSRPRPEVCLEEDGTSRRTDEPTYMYTSRRTLGCNYGLPLSSPVSTRKEAGEQRISVCVRKRPLTYAENRRGEADVVTAHDGDSVVVHESKEAVDLTQYILQHRFNYDEVFGEESSNVDVYLKTAFPLIQHVLNGGKATCFAYGQTGAGKTHTMLGCPPQRQGLYALAARDIFTQLHSTQNCGNSTVPSHVYVYVSFFEIYCGQLYDLLDCRKRLFAREDGHQVVQIAGLREVKVESVNSLLEVILWGTGERTQGVSGVNPVSSRSHALLQIQLRDSGHRATGRMSFVDLAGSERAADSRDPDRLSRMEGAEINQSLLALKECIRSLDQEQSHTPFRQSKLTQVLKDSFVGDSKTCMIANVSPSHLATKHTLNTLRYADRVKELGGGGGRRRPTVTPSPSPKHDQTSSSGTSASRGKSPPKRVKLGGHREARNLTGTPARRLAPGGALLCSTPKARGAGEGFGRGREDLCLEHTTPVRGSLGQGLWRRRRSEGVGERERKWDREREVEKKGHRKEREKTDDSNTEQDHGVARVMRQRMGEGRTTLWEIPREGRATTSQMAIGKRAAAASCLRGAERQRTTTSKGEGEGRRWIEQDRIVGEREREKTAEGQRELGEGRERDRRTCTEWERERETEMPRERESEKERERHLRRYHQQLQQMQWLQQPLPGSPSVCRGLEELLAGYRATTGAGGDHLPLRGEGTAGVTVEAKGKGQSHLSNNTSQSHCRNGDNDVDDDDNEGDNDGSGEHILECLVPRAGSVLSTISRLDDQGTGGGGVERGSGDEWGSPKEEERRGRWAWPECRVVESEEGGRWTGAVLRLGEEERLPSSLRGAFERRGWAGEHKERGEEDMLLEAEWSTEEEGEVNDFPRSSTDSNSDNDNIYRHCSHHAPAERPLSPPPPPAKLNDLSLESKHINQSSSGLCLHFQNVPLCPCQQGVPLSPRERTALPGAELLRQIDPATPLLSFVQTWRGAAFGTTRLPPESQNNSGVVAQMPPSSPPHCESSGDSSRCTMDPLSLSLLQVDRLAATDSFLCQQVPHSTYSPSLLPREGGKRKGVVEGGQSLVPTLGIDGKSEGHMDQRRSKMDAAPLWRMAMTKPSAPVVSLVSVQDQSGILKTPAQLGREVLGS, from the exons ATGACATCATGCCTGTACGAGTGCCTGCATGAGGTCGGGCTTCAGCGTCACTACCCTTGTTTTACAGCCATGGGATTGAGACGCGCTGGACACCTGTCTTTGCTCACCATGGGCGACTACTCGAGCTTGGGGGTCCACAGCATGGAGGACCGTGCCCGGCTGTTCCATCTGGTACAGCTGGTCAAGTCTCtgaaggaagaggaagaggaggaccatgGGGGCCACGATGACGATAGAGTTGTGATAACAACAAAGACTTTCACTTCAGGCAGCAAAGTCCCCACATGCAGGCAGCTAGATTTTGATGGTGATGGTAGGTCTAGCGAGCCCAAACGCGGATGGCTCAGTGACTATGACAGTCACAGGGGGGCTGGTGTCCACCCCTTCCCGAGCCCGAACACAGGGGTTAAACCCCAACCACGCTGCGACCTCAGCAGAAGGTCACCCATACACAGAACCCAGATCAGTGGGACGCCGAGGCGTAGCTGTCCTCACAAGCAAACTGTCAGACGGACCACAATGCACAGGAGCAACAGCAAAGTGACCCATCGTCAGACCGTCTGCATTTACAAGGACGGGACGACCATCGGCAGCAGGCCAAGACCTGAGGTGTGCCTGGAGGAGGATGGGACATCCAGGAGGACGGATGAGcccacatacatgtacacatcGAGGAGAACTCTTGGCTGCAACTATGGTCTGCCCCTGAGTAGCCCGGTGTCAACCAGAAA ggaggcaggtgagcagaggatcagtgtgtgtgtgaggaagagGCCCCTGACCTATGCTGAGAACAGGAGAGGGGAGGCAGACGTTGTCACAGCCCATGATGGAGATTCTGTGGTGGTCCATGAGAGCAAAGAGGCAGTGGACCTGACCCAGTACATACTCCAA CACAGGTTTAATTATGATGAGGTGTTTGGGGAAGAGAGCTCCAATGTGGATGTGTACCTGAAAACAGCCTTTCCGCTGATACAGCATGTTCTCAACGG AGGCAAGGCCACTTGTTTTGCATACGGCCAGACGGGAGCAGGGaagacacacaccatgctgggTTGTCCTCCTCAGAGACAGGGGCTATATGCTCTGGCTGCCAGGGACATATTTACCCAGCTGCACTCCACCCAGAACTGTGGCAACTCTACAGTCCCGTCCCACGTCTATGTCTATGTCAGCTTCTTTGAGATCTACTGTGGCCAGCTCTACGACTTGTTGGACTGTAGAAAACG CTTGTTTGCAAGGGAGGATGGGCACCAAGTGGTTCAGATAGCAGGGCTAAGAGAGGTCAAAGTGGAGTCTGTCAACTCATTGCTGGAG GTGATTTTGTGGGGTACAGGGGAGCGCACCCAGGGGGTGAGTGGAGTCAATCCTGTGTCGTCCCGCTCCCACGCTCTGCTCCAGATACAGCTCAGAGACTCTGGCCATCGGGCCACTGGCAG GATGTCATTTGTGGATCTGGCTGGGagtgagagagcagcagactccaGAGACCCAGACAGACTGAGTCGCATGGAGGGGGCAGAGATCAACCAGAGTCTACTGGCA CTGAAAGAATGTATCCGTTCTCTGGACCAAGAGCAGTCACACACACCGTTCAGACAGAGCAAGCTCACGCAG GTTTTGAAGGACTCCTTTGTTGGTGATTCAAAGACATGTATGATTGCAAACGTTTCCCCCAGTCACCTAGcaaccaaacacacactcaatACGCTGAGATACGCTGACCG GGTGAAGGAgctgggggggggaggggggagaagacgGCCCACAGTCACCCCGTCCCCATCCCCGAAACATGATCAGACTAGCAGCAGTGGTACTAGTGCCAGCAGGGGGAAAAGTCCCCCAAAAAGGGTGAAGTTGGGGGGACACAGGGAGGCCCGAAATCTGACTGGCACCCCTGCCAGGAGGTTAGCCCCAGGGggagctctgctctgctccacacCAAAGGCCCggggggcgggggagggctttgggagggggagagaagaccTCTGTTTGGAGCACACCACACCTGTGAGGGGCTCACTGGGCCAGGGGCTTTGGAGGCGCaggaggagtgagggagtgggagagagggagaggaagtgggatagagagagggaggtggaaaaGAAAGGGCACAGAAAGGAACGTGAGAAGACAGATGATTCCAACACGGAACAGGACCATGGTGTGGCTCGGGTGATGAGACAGCGAATGGGAGAGGGGAGGACAACCCTTTGGGAAATACCCAGAGAAGGAAGAGCCACTACAAGCCAGATGGCCATAGGTAAAAGGGCAGCTGCTGCTTCCTGCCTCAGAGGAGCAGAGAGGCAGAGGACTACTACgagtaaaggagagggagagggcaggaGATGGATAGAGCAGGACCGAattgtgggggagagggagagagagaagacggctgagggacagagagagttaggagagggcagggagagagataggaggaCTTGTACAGaatgggaaagggagagagaaactgagatgccaagggagcgagagagcgagaaggaaagagagaggcatTTGAGAAGATACCACCAGCAGCTGCAGCAGATGCAGTGGCTCCAGCAGCCTCTGCCTGGCTCTCCATCTGTCTGCCGCGGTCTGGAGGAGCTGCTGGCTGGGTACAGGGCCACGACTGGGGCCGGGGGAGACCACCTCCCACTCCGGGGGGAAGGGACCGCAGGGGTCACAGTGGAGGCAAAGGGGAAGGGACAGAGTCACCTCTCTAACAACACGTCTCAGAGCCACTGCCGCAATGGCgataatgatgttgatgatgatgataatgaaggAGATAATGATGGTAGTGGAGAGCACATCCTCGAGTGTCTCGTCCCCAGGGCTGGATCAGTGCTGTCTACCATCAGCAGGCTGGATGACcaagggacaggaggaggaggagtggagagagggagtggggacgAATGGGGGTCAcccaaggaggaggagaggagagggagatgggcaTGGCCAGAGTGTAGAGTGGTCGAGTCAGAAGAGGGCGGCAGGTGGACAGGGGCTGTGTTGCGTCTTGGGGAGGAGGAACGGTTACCATCTAGCCTCCGCGGGGCATTTGAGAGGAGGGGGTGGGCAGGGGAacacaaggagagaggagaagaggacatgCTGCTGGAGGCTGAATGGAGcacagaggaggaaggagaggttaaTGACTTCCCCCGCAGCTCCACAGACAGCAACAGTGACAACGACAACATTTACCGACACTGCAGCCACCACGCTCCGGCCGAGAggcccctctctccacccccgcCCCCAGCCAAGCTCAACGACCTGTCCCTGGAGTCCAAGCACATCAACCAGAGCTCCAGTGGCCTGTGCCTACACTTCCAAAATGTCCCCCTTTGCCCCTGCCAGCAGGGAGTACCACTGAGCCCCAGAGAGAGGACAGCGCTACCAGGTGCTGAGCTGCTACGTCAGATAGACCCTGCCACCCCCCTTCTGTCCTTTGTGCAGACGTGGAGGGGAGCAGCTTTTGGCACCACAAGGCTTCCCCCTGAGAGCCAAAATAATTCTGGAGTTGTGGCTCAAATGCCCCCTTCTTCACCACCACACTGTGAGTCCTCGGGCGATTCATCTAGATGCACCATGGACCCCCTCTCACTTTCCTTGCTTCAAGTAGACAGGCTGGCAGCCACAGACTCCTTCCTCTGCCAGCAGGTACCACACAGCAcctactccccctccctcttgCCTAGGGAAGGTGGAAAGAGAAAAGGGGTGGTGGAGGGTGGCCAGTCTCTAGTACCAACTCTAGGGATAGATGGGAAGAGTGAAGGCCACATGGATCAGAGGAGATCCAAGATGGACGCTGCTCCTCTCTGGAGAATGG CTATGACCAAACCATCTGCCCCTGTGGTCTCCCTGGTGTCTGTCCAAGACCAAAGTGGAATCCTGAAAACCCCAGCCCAGTTAGGGAGGGAGGTCCTAGGCTCCTGA